From Macrobrachium rosenbergii isolate ZJJX-2024 chromosome 17, ASM4041242v1, whole genome shotgun sequence, one genomic window encodes:
- the LOC136847568 gene encoding glutamate receptor-like isoform X1 translates to MINFNTFTPERYRDFDLSVAYYNEGFGMVLEIPRPLPRWRNILQPFSFDVWLAIIISLFAIIFLYHTANFKNQSSLLLNSISISQSLLAKSMTTVPESWKFRNFLLIWWVAAWIIELSWICNLIAVLTIPTFPVKIQMKEELATSKYRLCMLDYGEFVASSLKTSNETTLSALGRKLDLVPLMTDWKYFGHESCISKVIAGTHAHSETFSYIKILYGRLNYSSRVYVLQDQLYPSYLTFRFPKHTPWKYKFDIGMQRLYDSGLIELWVRRALEDFVRYTAEDRSLSENEALNLEHLQGSFFLLAFGLLLAVLAVGGEVLSSSRKLS, encoded by the exons ATGATCAACTTCAACACCTTCACCCCAGAGAGATATCGAGATTTTGACTTGTCTGTGGCCTATTATAACGAGGG GTTTGGAATGGTGTTGGAGATCCCAAGACCCCTTCCTCGGTGGCGAAATATCCTTCAACCATTTTCTTTCGACGTATGGCTGGCTATTATCATCTCCCTGTTTGCTATCATCTTCCTTTACCATACAGCGAACTTCAAGAATCAGAGTTCTCTTCTTCTTAACTCTATAAGTATCAGTCAG AGTTTGCTGGCGAAGTCTATGACAACTGTTCCAGAGAGCTGGAAGTTCAGAAACTTTCTGCTGATCTGGTGGGTTGCCGCCTGGATCATTGAGTTGTCCTGGATCTGTAACCTCATCGCAGTCCTCACCATTCCCACATTTCCTGTGAAGATTCAAATGAAGGAAGAATTAGCCACAAGTAAATACAG GTTATGCATGTTGGATTATGGTGAATTTGTTGCCAGCTCACTGAAAACATCCAATGAAACTACCCTCTCTGCCCTAGGAAGAAAACTAGACTTGGTTCCCTTGATGACAGATTGGAAATACTTCGGACATGAAAGCTGCATAAGCAAAGTAATCGCTGGCACTCACGCTCACTCGGAAAcgttttcctacatcaaaatcTTATATGGCAGGTTAAACTACAGCTCCCGAGTTTACGTGCTTCAGGATCAACTCTACCCTTCTTACCTGACATTCCGGTTCCCAAAACACACACCCTGGAAGTACAAATTCGACATCGGGATGCAGAGATTGTATGATTCTGGGTTGATCGAGTTGTGGGTTCGTAGGGCACTGGAAGATTTTGTTCGCTACACGGCTGAA GACAGGTCATTATCAGAAAACGAGGCCCTGAATCTGGAACACCTGCAAGGCTCCTTCTTCTTACTGGCATTCGGGCTGCTTCTTGCTGTTTTGGCGGTGGGAGGAGAAGTCCTCAGTTCATCGAGAAAACTCTCTTAA
- the LOC136847540 gene encoding uncharacterized protein, with protein sequence MTRLSNSIAYKCIADVVVMVTSEERAWWWPLWQPSSNGAATAVLIVSTSSCWVPYLQAPFIEKTSFVAMVCPYADRGKYGNPVSFKVLTWLPLVLGQKLVNIGRWEPDSFQLWGKLFIDRFQDMSAKNMSTYAVDQDEPLVYLQGGNVKGVNINILESLSKWLKFQNHLDHGAGETWEDIGNLVKTGKRDVMINFSTNTPERYRDFDLSVSYHHEGFGVILEIPKPFPRWQNILHPFSTEVWIALVVSLLVTIIIYHRLNIKRQRSLVVNAISVSQVIKDKKIIPFALTEPKFTKCRPKNLKLTYFSSTQCLLAIPPETVPEDWTVRSFFLMWVIASWILELSWICNLIAVLTIPVYPVKIQTKAELAKSKYRLCMLDYGEFVPDALKTSDEPTLSALGRKLDLVPLMVQWPEFGHEGCVKKVIAGTHAQAETFSYIKILYSKLQHNSRVYSLRDQLYPAYLSFRFQKHTPWKYKFDIGMQRLYESGLIQLWFQRALGDFSNTTVQDVFLLLERNNKTRINANVDCEISVIDSAL encoded by the exons ATGACTCGACTTTCTAATTCTATCGCCTACAAATGTATTGCAGATGTTGTAGTGATGGTGACTTCAGAAGAAAGAGCATGGTGGTGGCCTCTTTGGCAGCCCAGCAGCAACGGGGCAGCCACTGCCGTTTTGATTGTCTCGACCTCATCCTGCTGGGTACCGTACTTACAAGCACCGTTCATCGAAAAGACATCTTTTGTGGCCATGGTTTGTCCTTATGCAGACAGAGGAAAATATGGAAATCCAGTTTCCTTCAAGGTACTGACGTGGCTGCCTTTAGTCTTGGGACAAAAACTGGTAAACATAGGCAGGTGGGAGCCAGACTCTTTCCAACTCTGGGGCAAACTCTTCATAGACAGATTCCAGGACATGAGTGCAAAGAATATGTCTACCTATGCAGTTGACCAAGACGAACCGTTGGTATATCTTCAGGGAGGAAACGTCAAGGGAGTAAATATAAACATCCTTGAATCCTTGTCGAAGTGGCTAAAATTTCAGAATCATCTGGATCATGGAG CTGGAGAGACTTGGGAGGATATAGGGAACCTGGTTAAAACCGGCAAGAGAGACGTGATGATCAACTTCAGCACCAACACTCCCGAGAGATATCGAGATTTTGATCTCTCTGTCTCCTACCATCACGAGGG ATTTGGCGTCATATTGGAAATCCCAAAGCCGTTTCCACGCTGGCAAAACATCCTTCACCCTTTTTCCACGGAAGTGTGGATCGCTCTGGTCGTCTCCCTCTTGGTTACAATTATCATCTACCACAGGTTGAATATCAAGCGCCAGAGATCACTCGTCGTTAATGCTATTAGTGTCAGCCAGGTAAT caaagataaaaaaatcatccCATTTGCTCTGACTGAACCAAAGTTTACGAAATGCCGAccaaaaaatctaaaactaaCTTACTTTTCTTCTACACAGTGTTTGCTGGCCATTCCTCCGGAAACGGTGCCTGAAGACTGGACGGTCCGGAGCTTTTTCCTGATGTGGGTAATCGCCTCTTGGATTCTCGAGTTATCCTGGATCTGTAACCTTATCGCTGTCCTCACCATTCCCGTTTATCCTGTGAAGATCCAGACGAAGGCAGAATTGGCAAAGAGTAAATACAG gtTATGCATGTTGGATTATGGCGAATTTGTTCCCGATGCACTGAAAACTTCTGATGAACCTACTCTATCTGCCCTGGGTCGAAAACTAGACTTAGTCCCGCTGATGGTTCAGTGGCCAGAATTTGGACACGAAGGATGTGTGAAAAAAGTCATTGCTGGCACCCACGCACAAGCGGAGAcgttttcctacatcaaaatcTTATACAGCAAGTTACAGCATAATTCAAGGGTTTACAGTCTTCGAGATCAACTTTACCCTGCTTACTTATCATTTCGGTTTCAAAAACACACTCCCTGGAAGTACAAATTCGACATTGGAATGCAGAGATTATATGAGTCTGGTCTGATCCAGCTGTGGTTTCAGAGGGCACTGGGAGATTTTTCTAACACCACCGTTCAA GATGTCTTCTTATtacttgaaagaaataataagacaCGAATAAACGCCAATGTTGATTGTGAAATATCTGTCATCGACTCAGCACTGTAA
- the LOC136847568 gene encoding ionotropic receptor 21a-like isoform X2 — MINFNTFTPERYRDFDLSVAYYNEGFGMVLEIPRPLPRWRNILQPFSFDVWLAIIISLFAIIFLYHTANFKNQSSLLLNSISISQSLLAKSMTTVPESWKFRNFLLIWWVAAWIIELSWICNLIAVLTIPTFPVKIQMKEELATSKYRLNYSSRVYVLQDQLYPSYLTFRFPKHTPWKYKFDIGMQRLYDSGLIELWVRRALEDFVRYTAEDRSLSENEALNLEHLQGSFFLLAFGLLLAVLAVGGEVLSSSRKLS; from the exons ATGATCAACTTCAACACCTTCACCCCAGAGAGATATCGAGATTTTGACTTGTCTGTGGCCTATTATAACGAGGG GTTTGGAATGGTGTTGGAGATCCCAAGACCCCTTCCTCGGTGGCGAAATATCCTTCAACCATTTTCTTTCGACGTATGGCTGGCTATTATCATCTCCCTGTTTGCTATCATCTTCCTTTACCATACAGCGAACTTCAAGAATCAGAGTTCTCTTCTTCTTAACTCTATAAGTATCAGTCAG AGTTTGCTGGCGAAGTCTATGACAACTGTTCCAGAGAGCTGGAAGTTCAGAAACTTTCTGCTGATCTGGTGGGTTGCCGCCTGGATCATTGAGTTGTCCTGGATCTGTAACCTCATCGCAGTCCTCACCATTCCCACATTTCCTGTGAAGATTCAAATGAAGGAAGAATTAGCCACAAGTAAATACAG GTTAAACTACAGCTCCCGAGTTTACGTGCTTCAGGATCAACTCTACCCTTCTTACCTGACATTCCGGTTCCCAAAACACACACCCTGGAAGTACAAATTCGACATCGGGATGCAGAGATTGTATGATTCTGGGTTGATCGAGTTGTGGGTTCGTAGGGCACTGGAAGATTTTGTTCGCTACACGGCTGAA GACAGGTCATTATCAGAAAACGAGGCCCTGAATCTGGAACACCTGCAAGGCTCCTTCTTCTTACTGGCATTCGGGCTGCTTCTTGCTGTTTTGGCGGTGGGAGGAGAAGTCCTCAGTTCATCGAGAAAACTCTCTTAA